Proteins encoded by one window of Streptomyces sp. LX-29:
- a CDS encoding Cys-Gln thioester bond-forming surface protein, giving the protein MNSVKRRRVVRLAAAVLASALAAVGAVAVASPAAADDLPSGRGGATATLGGLTVFDQAVVRNGAQKEQVGAGLFEMAVDEGGTIQTYCVDIQNPTQPEATYREKPWSETSLHDNADAGKIRWILRHSYPQVNDLSALAAKAHTGPLTEKTAAAGTQVAIWRFSDEAQVEAVDPAAEKLADYLEKKAERLPEPKASLTLDPPAVSGRSGERLGPVTVRTGATAVSVAPAAVTSGVRVVDRAGKPVSSAVNGSRLYFDVPAGTPDGTTSLTVQASTEVPVGRAFASESKSQTQILAGSSRSNVSATATASWARKGPIPALSAAENCAKSGVDVTARNAGDEPFTFELAGVEHTVAAGKSETITVPVREDQEYAFTISGPDGFERTFSGVLDCRTASTGGGSTGAGTGGSGGDAPANEPAPASVGGASGGDIPDDGDLAETGSHSDTPLIVGLAIAFVAAGAGMVFLLRRKGSPEGE; this is encoded by the coding sequence ATGAACTCAGTGAAGAGGCGGAGAGTGGTCCGTCTCGCCGCCGCTGTGCTGGCCTCTGCGCTGGCGGCGGTCGGCGCGGTGGCGGTTGCGAGTCCCGCCGCCGCCGATGACCTCCCCTCCGGTCGGGGCGGTGCCACGGCCACCCTCGGCGGTCTCACGGTCTTCGACCAGGCGGTCGTCCGGAACGGGGCGCAGAAGGAGCAGGTGGGCGCAGGGCTGTTCGAGATGGCGGTCGACGAGGGCGGCACCATCCAGACGTACTGTGTCGACATCCAGAACCCGACGCAGCCCGAGGCCACGTACCGGGAGAAGCCCTGGAGCGAGACCTCGCTGCACGACAACGCCGACGCGGGCAAGATCCGCTGGATCCTGCGGCACTCCTACCCGCAGGTCAACGACCTCTCGGCGCTGGCCGCGAAGGCCCACACCGGCCCGCTGACCGAGAAGACCGCCGCTGCGGGCACCCAGGTCGCCATCTGGCGCTTCTCCGACGAGGCGCAGGTGGAGGCGGTCGACCCGGCGGCCGAGAAGCTCGCCGACTATCTGGAGAAGAAAGCCGAGCGCCTTCCGGAGCCCAAGGCCTCGCTGACTCTCGACCCGCCGGCTGTCTCCGGTAGGTCGGGGGAGCGGCTCGGGCCGGTGACCGTGCGCACCGGTGCCACGGCCGTCAGCGTCGCCCCGGCGGCCGTAACCTCCGGGGTCAGGGTCGTCGACAGGGCCGGCAAGCCGGTCAGCAGCGCCGTCAACGGCAGCCGGCTCTACTTCGACGTCCCCGCCGGCACCCCGGACGGCACCACCTCGCTGACCGTGCAGGCGTCCACCGAGGTGCCGGTCGGCCGCGCGTTCGCCAGCGAGAGCAAGAGCCAGACCCAGATCCTGGCCGGGTCCAGCAGGTCAAACGTGTCGGCGACCGCCACCGCGAGCTGGGCGCGGAAGGGGCCCATCCCGGCCCTGTCCGCCGCGGAGAACTGCGCCAAGAGCGGCGTCGACGTGACCGCGCGGAACGCGGGCGACGAGCCGTTCACCTTCGAGTTGGCGGGCGTCGAGCACACCGTCGCCGCGGGGAAGTCCGAGACCATCACCGTCCCGGTGCGGGAGGACCAGGAGTACGCGTTCACGATCAGCGGCCCCGACGGTTTCGAGCGCACCTTCTCCGGGGTGCTGGACTGCAGGACCGCGAGCACGGGCGGCGGGTCCACCGGGGCCGGCACGGGGGGCTCCGGCGGTGACGCGCCCGCCAACGAGCCGGCCCCGGCCTCGGTCGGCGGCGCCTCCGGCGGTGACATCCCGGACGACGGCGATCTCGCCGAGACCGGCTCCCACAGCGACACTCCGCTGATCGTGGGCCTCGCCATCGCCTTCGTCGCGGCCGGCGCCGGCATGGTCTTCCTCCTCCGCCGGAAGGGGTCGCCCGAGGGGGAGTGA
- a CDS encoding tyrosine-type recombinase/integrase: MAGHIQDRWYKTEVGPDGKPRRVKTDRHGTGMRYRARYVGPDGTEQSQSFPDREKGRAEKWLTRIKADMDSGQFFDPKAGRITFREYAEKWLGGLTTDVVSQEAVKRRIRLHAIPHLGARPMGSFKPEHVRAWLSKLKTSLPNATYRRAIYDSVSSLFNAAVDDGVIRSNPCHAQSVKAPEPDPRLVQPWPEKRVFAVQAGLPDRYAATVDAGGGCGLRQGEIFGLDQENIDFAAGWLYVRQQVKRVGGTLVFAPPKRGKLRDVPLSPVTAAALHAHVDRFPPVEVKLPWNTPDGPLVARQLVFTSAVGHAIWRSYFDDHVWKPALASAGVIPPREPGKRYAAAPDDGMHALRHFYASVLLDGGESIKALSVYLGHSDPGFTLRIYTHLMPSSEQRTRAAVSAVFGRAQGVPEAA, encoded by the coding sequence ATGGCTGGCCACATCCAGGACCGCTGGTACAAGACCGAGGTCGGCCCCGACGGCAAGCCCCGCCGGGTCAAGACCGACCGCCACGGCACCGGCATGCGATACCGGGCCCGGTACGTCGGCCCCGACGGCACCGAGCAGTCGCAGAGCTTCCCGGACCGCGAGAAGGGCCGGGCCGAGAAGTGGCTGACTCGGATCAAGGCCGACATGGACTCGGGGCAGTTCTTCGACCCGAAGGCCGGGCGGATCACCTTCCGGGAATACGCCGAGAAGTGGCTTGGCGGCCTGACGACCGACGTGGTCAGTCAGGAGGCAGTGAAGAGGCGGATCCGCCTCCACGCCATCCCGCATCTGGGTGCCCGCCCCATGGGGTCGTTCAAGCCGGAGCACGTACGCGCCTGGCTGAGCAAGCTCAAGACGTCGCTCCCCAACGCGACGTACCGGCGGGCCATCTACGACTCGGTGTCGTCCCTGTTCAACGCGGCGGTGGACGACGGGGTAATCCGGTCGAATCCCTGCCACGCCCAGTCGGTCAAGGCTCCGGAGCCGGACCCGCGCCTGGTTCAGCCGTGGCCCGAGAAGCGCGTGTTCGCCGTCCAGGCCGGGCTGCCCGACCGCTACGCCGCCACCGTGGATGCCGGCGGGGGCTGCGGCCTGCGTCAGGGGGAGATCTTCGGCCTAGACCAGGAGAACATCGACTTCGCCGCCGGGTGGCTCTACGTGCGGCAGCAGGTCAAGCGCGTGGGCGGCACGCTCGTCTTCGCTCCCCCGAAGCGGGGCAAGCTCCGTGACGTTCCTCTGAGTCCGGTGACCGCTGCGGCCCTGCACGCCCACGTGGACCGCTTTCCCCCGGTCGAGGTCAAGTTGCCCTGGAATACTCCTGACGGGCCGCTGGTGGCCCGTCAGCTCGTCTTCACGAGCGCTGTGGGCCATGCCATCTGGCGGAGCTACTTCGACGACCACGTGTGGAAGCCCGCCCTGGCCTCCGCTGGCGTCATCCCGCCCCGGGAGCCGGGCAAGCGGTACGCTGCCGCACCGGACGACGGCATGCATGCCCTCCGGCACTTCTACGCCTCCGTGCTCCTGGACGGTGGCGAGAGCATCAAGGCCCTGAGTGTGTACCTCGGTCACTCGGACCCGGGGTTCACGCTGCGGATCTACACCCACCTGATGCCGAGCAGCGAGCAGCGGACACGCGCGGCTGTGTCTGCCGTCTTCGGTCGCGCTCAGGGTGTCCCTGAGGCGGCCTGA
- a CDS encoding helix-turn-helix domain-containing protein: protein MSRTPSAQPDPRAALRSGLPDRYLTPDDIAVLFGVPLETVYHWRKKRIGPPGFRAGRYVRYDPVAVHAWVTQQSELDTAA from the coding sequence ATGAGCCGAACCCCTTCCGCTCAACCCGACCCACGCGCCGCCCTCCGCAGCGGCCTGCCCGACCGCTACCTCACCCCCGACGACATCGCCGTGCTCTTCGGCGTCCCGCTGGAGACCGTCTACCACTGGCGCAAGAAGCGCATCGGCCCGCCCGGATTTCGCGCCGGCCGCTACGTCCGCTACGACCCCGTCGCCGTCCATGCCTGGGTCACCCAGCAGAGCGAGCTCGACACCGCCGCCTGA
- a CDS encoding ATP-binding protein translates to MPDDEKNPAREVIANYAHAHFRYFRTADGTVYAQKNGHPVARPIRSQGTTGSHRQELMVGLFKDGVGVFNGTALKEALDLIEALALTEDVQPVSIRVAPGYDGATWLDLGRNDGQSVRIHPTGWDIAIPDPREVCWRRTQLTGELPVPAKDTDGKGIDLLLRLCNFANAETECLAIAWLIGCLGPSVPVPAPFLTGPQGAGKSTGGRMLVRIIEGMSGDLRRAPKDEENLIAAVAAGWVTALDNLSHMTPDLSDAMCCIVTGAESVKRALFTDGDVFRVGYRRPLLLTGIDVGVIRPDLAERLLPLRLERPRVRRTEAELWADYAEVLPVVLGSLLDLTVKVRAVEAETPTDLRMADFAHLCAQLDAATGLGALAAYRASLDDLNDDVIEGDLLAQTVLRHADTIEPGAAQRMTSTEWLHCLSRLYSGDEPRPLPKGWPTTGKVLSDRLKRLQPTLAARGVLIDTGRTSEGRYLEMTRPATAPPHQHKPMF, encoded by the coding sequence ATGCCCGACGACGAGAAGAACCCTGCCCGCGAGGTCATCGCCAACTACGCGCATGCGCACTTCCGGTACTTCCGTACCGCTGACGGGACCGTGTACGCGCAGAAGAACGGCCACCCCGTGGCCCGTCCGATCCGCTCCCAGGGCACGACGGGCAGCCACCGCCAGGAACTCATGGTCGGCCTGTTCAAGGACGGGGTCGGCGTGTTCAACGGGACCGCGCTCAAAGAGGCGTTGGACTTGATCGAAGCACTCGCGCTGACGGAGGACGTGCAGCCTGTGAGCATCCGCGTCGCCCCCGGGTACGACGGAGCGACGTGGCTGGACCTGGGACGCAACGACGGACAGTCCGTCCGCATCCACCCCACCGGCTGGGACATCGCCATCCCGGACCCGCGGGAGGTGTGCTGGCGGCGCACCCAGCTCACCGGCGAACTGCCCGTGCCGGCCAAGGACACCGACGGCAAGGGCATCGACCTCCTACTCAGGCTGTGCAACTTCGCCAACGCCGAGACCGAATGCCTGGCCATCGCCTGGCTCATCGGCTGCCTCGGACCGTCCGTGCCCGTCCCCGCGCCGTTCCTCACCGGGCCGCAGGGTGCGGGCAAGTCGACCGGCGGGCGCATGCTCGTGCGGATCATCGAGGGTATGAGCGGTGACCTGCGCCGGGCGCCGAAGGATGAAGAGAACCTGATCGCGGCGGTGGCGGCCGGATGGGTCACCGCCCTGGACAACCTCTCCCACATGACCCCGGACCTGTCCGACGCCATGTGCTGCATCGTCACCGGCGCCGAGAGCGTCAAGCGCGCGCTGTTCACCGACGGGGACGTGTTCCGCGTCGGCTACCGCCGCCCCCTGCTCCTGACCGGCATCGACGTGGGCGTCATCCGGCCCGACCTCGCCGAGCGGCTCCTGCCGCTGCGGTTGGAGCGGCCCCGCGTCCGGCGCACCGAGGCCGAACTGTGGGCGGACTACGCGGAGGTTCTGCCCGTCGTTCTCGGCTCGCTCCTGGACCTGACGGTCAAGGTCCGAGCCGTTGAGGCGGAGACCCCCACCGATCTGCGGATGGCAGACTTCGCGCACCTGTGCGCGCAGCTCGACGCAGCGACAGGCCTCGGGGCACTCGCCGCCTACCGGGCCAGCCTGGACGACCTGAACGACGACGTGATCGAGGGCGATCTCCTCGCCCAGACCGTCCTCAGACACGCCGACACCATCGAGCCCGGTGCGGCGCAGCGGATGACGTCCACCGAGTGGCTGCACTGCCTCAGTCGCCTCTACAGCGGCGACGAACCGCGCCCCCTGCCCAAGGGCTGGCCGACCACGGGCAAAGTCCTCTCCGACCGGCTCAAGCGCCTCCAGCCGACCCTTGCCGCCCGCGGTGTCCTTATCGACACCGGCCGCACCAGCGAGGGCCGCTATCTCGAAATGACCCGCCCGGCCACGGCGCCCCCACACCAGCACAAACCGATGTTCTGA
- a CDS encoding bifunctional DNA primase/polymerase produces the protein MTQPTTIRRVARVTGHLNTALGLAVLRVPVLPLRAGKVPFGNCPDCTDLACGGRPNMRHAGPCTCPRPCHAWAAATSDPTVIRSREWAGAWREAAAVAYHPGGAGLTVVDLDDTKAVTWARQSLPPTRTVVTTRGEHWVYQGTMRSVNAVRDGVDIKSTMAYARWLGPGTGSMTALPTVVRALAVKEPPTVRPAQPAVTVPAPVGGGECRHRTPVYLERGIAMAEQRITEARSAIHATVYRTFLAVLSVHGRCGCLTDTHIARLFTAAQAKGESARHCTDAWTNARTRLGL, from the coding sequence ATGACCCAACCGACCACCATCCGGCGAGTGGCCCGCGTGACCGGCCACCTGAACACCGCGCTCGGACTCGCCGTCCTACGGGTGCCGGTCCTGCCGTTGCGGGCCGGCAAGGTCCCGTTCGGTAACTGCCCCGACTGCACCGACCTCGCGTGCGGCGGCCGGCCGAACATGAGGCACGCCGGACCGTGCACCTGCCCCCGCCCGTGCCACGCATGGGCCGCCGCCACCAGCGACCCCACCGTTATCCGATCTCGGGAGTGGGCGGGGGCGTGGCGCGAGGCGGCGGCGGTGGCCTACCACCCCGGCGGCGCCGGACTCACCGTCGTGGACCTGGACGACACGAAGGCCGTCACCTGGGCCAGGCAGTCCCTGCCCCCGACCCGGACTGTGGTCACCACGCGGGGCGAACACTGGGTCTATCAAGGCACCATGCGGTCCGTGAACGCCGTGCGTGACGGCGTCGACATCAAGTCCACGATGGCCTACGCACGGTGGCTCGGGCCCGGCACCGGCTCCATGACGGCGTTGCCGACGGTCGTACGCGCACTGGCCGTGAAGGAACCCCCCACAGTCCGGCCGGCACAGCCTGCCGTCACCGTGCCCGCGCCGGTCGGGGGCGGGGAATGCCGCCACCGCACTCCCGTCTACCTGGAACGTGGCATCGCCATGGCGGAGCAGCGCATCACCGAGGCCCGCAGCGCGATCCACGCCACCGTTTACCGCACCTTCCTCGCCGTGCTGTCCGTCCACGGCCGGTGCGGCTGCCTCACCGACACCCACATTGCGCGCCTGTTCACCGCAGCGCAGGCCAAGGGCGAATCCGCCCGGCACTGCACCGACGCGTGGACCAACGCCCGCACCAGGCTGGGACTGTGA